CGGCCGACAGGAAGATGTACACGACGCCGAGCGCGCCGCCGGTGTAGAGCCACGCCTCCGCCGGCAGCGGATCCGGCCGGCCGGCGAAGGCGATGCGGATCGCGGCGGCGACCGCGAGCACGAGCGTCCCGCCGGCGAAGTTGACCAGGGTCGCCGTCAGCGGGGTCCCCACGCGCTGGCGGAGCCGGCCGTTGGTGGCCTGCTGCCATGAGATGCCGGCGCCCGCGAAGAACGGCAGCGTGAGCATCCACCACGGGATGCCTCCGACGCCGCCGCCGGACAGCGAGATCGTCACGGCGCCGAGCGCGAGCGCACCGCCGACCACACGGGGGATCGTGACGGCGACGGCGCCGCCGGGGCCGTACCCGATCCGGTCGAGCACGAGCCCGGCGAGCGTCTGGCCCGCGACCACGCCGACCGTGAACAGCGACACGCCGATGAGTCCGACGGCGAGCCCCTGCGTGGCGACGGTGAGGGCGCCTGCGGCTCCGCCGGCGAGCATCCACCACGGGATGCCTCCGGTGCGCACGCCCCTCAGCAGCGTGGCCGCTCCCCGTCTGCCGGCCGGGAACACCAGCGACAGCACCACGAGGATCGCGAAGCCCGAGCCGAACGAGATGAACGCGGCGGTGAAGCCGTCGTCGATTCGGACGCCGAGCTGCCCGTTCGCGCGCGCCTGCAGCGCCGTGAGCGCCCCCACGACGACGGCGCCCGAGACCGCGAGCCAGCCGGGCAGAGGCACGCTGCGGGAGACCCCATCGTCTTCGGTCGCGTTCATGGAGCCGACTACGGGACTCGAACCCGTACCGCGCGATGACAAGTCGGGGTCGACGCCAGACACGAGCCGACTACGGGACTCGAACCCGTAACCGCCCGATTACAAGTCGGGTGCGCTACCAATTGCGCCAAGTCGGCAGAGCAACCAGTCTACCGGCGCGGCGTGCGGGGACCGTGCGCGCTCCGGCTACGGCGTCGCGGTCGCCGTCGGGGTGGGCGTCGCCTGGTAGTACGCGTCGCTCGCGAGCGTGAGCACGAACTGCGCGAACTCCTTCGGGTCCGTCAGCGACCCGACGTAGGGGGTGCCGTTGACCAGGACCGTGGGCGTTCCGGTGAGCGCGAGGCCGTCGGTGCCGGGCAGCCCCTCGAGGGCGTGCTCGGTGGCCTCCTTGGCCCAGCCGCGGTACACCTGGTCCTCGATGCACGTGCGCACCGTCTTGGGGTTCTGGGCGCCCGAGGCGATCGCCAGCGACGCCAGCTCGCTGTCGTCGTAGCCGCCGGAGTCGACCTCGGGCTGCTGCGTGAGCAGCGCGTTGTTGTACGCGAAGAACGTGTCGGGCGAATGCGTCGCCACACACGCGGCGGCGCCGGCCGCACGCAGGGAGTACTTGGTGCCGTTCGACTTGGCGGTGAGCATCGACACCGGGTAGTACGTGAGCGTCGCGGCATCCTCGGTGACCCACTTGGCCAGCTGCTGCACGTTCGCCACCTGGAAGTCGCGCGATGCCGTCGAGAGGTAGTCGACGTACACGCGGATCTCGACGGCGGGGCGCTCGGTCGGCGTCGCCTCGGGCTCGGCGGTGTCCGAGGGGCTGGGGGTCGCGCCCTGCACGACGTCGCTGCTGAGGGCGACACCGGCGACGGACGTGACGGCGAAGCCGTCGTCGGCCATGTTCGCCGGGGACCGGAGCGGCTGCGAGGCGTCGGACGAGACGACCCACGTGACCACCGACGCAGTCACGGCGACCACGACGATCGCGACCAGCGAGACGGTCGTGATGCGGATGCGGCGTGCGCGCCGCTGCCGAGCCTGCACCTGCTGCGCCTTCTCGCGAACGGCGTCGCGACGCTCGCTCGGACTCGGCGCGTTCGATGGATCGTCGCTCGACATGGAACCTCTCGGGAATGACTGTGGACCGGCATGCGGCAGGGGTCG
This region of Microbacterium thalassium genomic DNA includes:
- a CDS encoding DMT family transporter — its product is MNATEDDGVSRSVPLPGWLAVSGAVVVGALTALQARANGQLGVRIDDGFTAAFISFGSGFAILVVLSLVFPAGRRGAATLLRGVRTGGIPWWMLAGGAAGALTVATQGLAVGLIGVSLFTVGVVAGQTLAGLVLDRIGYGPGGAVAVTIPRVVGGALALGAVTISLSGGGVGGIPWWMLTLPFFAGAGISWQQATNGRLRQRVGTPLTATLVNFAGGTLVLAVAAAIRIAFAGRPDPLPAEAWLYTGGALGVVYIFLSAALVQYTGVLLFGLGSVVGQLVTSVLLDAVWPAPASPGIVQESLMVSVALISVVVAAAPWRRRRRR
- a CDS encoding DsbA family protein; the protein is MSSDDPSNAPSPSERRDAVREKAQQVQARQRRARRIRITTVSLVAIVVVAVTASVVTWVVSSDASQPLRSPANMADDGFAVTSVAGVALSSDVVQGATPSPSDTAEPEATPTERPAVEIRVYVDYLSTASRDFQVANVQQLAKWVTEDAATLTYYPVSMLTAKSNGTKYSLRAAGAAACVATHSPDTFFAYNNALLTQQPEVDSGGYDDSELASLAIASGAQNPKTVRTCIEDQVYRGWAKEATEHALEGLPGTDGLALTGTPTVLVNGTPYVGSLTDPKEFAQFVLTLASDAYYQATPTPTATATP